The following proteins are encoded in a genomic region of Methylococcales bacterium:
- a CDS encoding cobalamin biosynthesis central domain-containing protein, which produces MTSSSPKIILVAITKHGVQQVKLLAKKLPHADVLVAEKFEPLMQEVTNCHRNYTGAFRHQIASLFSDYDQIIFFVSLGAVVRLIAPHLKSKDEDPGIIVVDDAGEFVIPVLSGHVGGANACAEEIARLLQATPVLTTASDVGKTIPVDILGRELGWTVEAPKINITRVSAHVVNEELIAFVQETGEKNWWTRTTPLPKTIHLFDNLDAVDLTRYKAILWVTDREITKETWDSLAERLVVYRPLKKKS; this is translated from the coding sequence ATGACATCATCAAGCCCTAAAATTATTCTGGTTGCGATTACTAAACACGGGGTACAACAAGTTAAATTGTTGGCAAAAAAATTACCTCATGCCGATGTGCTTGTTGCTGAAAAATTTGAGCCTCTTATGCAAGAAGTCACGAATTGTCATCGTAATTATACAGGGGCTTTTCGACATCAAATTGCTTCACTTTTTTCAGATTACGATCAAATTATATTTTTTGTCTCGCTAGGAGCCGTGGTCAGGTTAATCGCACCCCACTTAAAATCTAAAGATGAAGATCCAGGTATTATTGTGGTTGATGATGCGGGTGAATTTGTTATTCCTGTTTTATCAGGTCATGTAGGCGGGGCAAACGCTTGTGCGGAAGAGATTGCTCGTTTACTCCAAGCAACGCCTGTTTTAACAACCGCCTCTGATGTGGGCAAAACAATTCCTGTTGATATTTTAGGGCGTGAACTTGGCTGGACAGTTGAAGCACCTAAAATTAATATTACACGGGTTTCAGCTCATGTTGTTAATGAAGAACTCATCGCCTTTGTACAAGAAACAGGGGAAAAAAATTGGTGGACGCGTACAACACCGTTACCTAAAACAATTCATTTATTTGACAATTTGGACGCGGTTGATTTAACGCGTTATAAAGCTATTTTATGGGTGACAGACCGTGAGATTACAAAGGAAACATGGGATTCATTAGCGGAACGCCTCGTGGTTTATAGACCGTTGAAAAAAAAATCATGA
- a CDS encoding cobalamin biosynthesis protein — MKLVLGLGCDRGTSLLTIETAINQALKSAQLSPNDIDHYATIDKKNDEQAFLQLAEKYQHPISFYSAEQLAKVDVPSPSAVVMKYMGTPSVSEAAALLAANATMKSLVVEKFKMRGEDGKNATVSIAIKQT, encoded by the coding sequence ATGAAACTGGTTTTAGGGTTGGGTTGTGATCGAGGGACATCGCTATTAACCATCGAAACCGCCATAAATCAAGCGTTGAAATCGGCTCAACTATCACCTAATGATATTGATCACTATGCAACGATTGATAAAAAAAATGATGAACAGGCTTTCTTACAACTGGCTGAAAAATATCAACACCCGATTTCTTTTTATTCAGCGGAACAATTAGCAAAAGTGGATGTACCTAGTCCTTCTGCGGTTGTGATGAAATACATGGGAACGCCTTCGGTTTCAGAGGCGGCTGCTTTATTAGCAGCAAATGCAACGATGAAATCGTTAGTTGTCGAAAAATTTAAAATGCGTGGTGAAGATGGAAAAAATGCCACGGTTTCAATTGCTATCAAACAAACATAA